From a region of the Constantimarinum furrinae genome:
- a CDS encoding lipopolysaccharide biosynthesis protein: MSRLKRKILGGVFWTTTESVFNRSFDLIIQFLLAKLLFPEDFGVVGMAIVFVSFLQVVNDLGFGNALIQKKNMLLTKSHHSTAFWSGLVWSVCLLLLIYFVISPFIAAFYNEPILIKIVPALSITLLTSSLSVVQRARLTKQMQFKKLAVINSISNIIAGSLAFFLAFKGLGVWALVCYSVIKSVILVPLSFLASEWSPRLNWSEEHFKEIFGFGIFTTGTSIANVVAQKSDYLLVGKFLGATTLGYYAFAFLLTNTLRSQIAGVINKVMFPVYVTMQDEPEKLITTYLRTLSVNMMLVYPIILLIYLFAEYFLILFFGAKWTHSVPLIKILCISVFIQMWVNSNQALFRSFGRVRLEFNLQLVKSFLFFVPCIFFGIYSNGVSGAAWGFTVATLLSALLTFVYLKRIFRFPLNQYLAVLKVPLSLLLACGGSSMVLLNFIDWPFILLFYLLSVAIFFVLFAKREVRFMYQLIKHRNLTFMDEELKREY; this comes from the coding sequence ATGTCCCGTCTAAAAAGAAAGATACTTGGCGGAGTCTTCTGGACCACAACCGAATCGGTTTTTAATCGCAGTTTCGATCTTATCATTCAGTTTTTACTTGCCAAACTACTGTTTCCGGAAGATTTTGGTGTTGTAGGAATGGCGATTGTTTTTGTGTCTTTTCTGCAGGTTGTCAATGATCTGGGGTTCGGAAATGCGCTCATTCAAAAGAAAAATATGTTGCTCACTAAGTCCCACCACAGTACAGCTTTCTGGTCGGGACTTGTTTGGTCTGTCTGCTTGCTCTTGCTCATTTATTTTGTGATCTCACCTTTTATAGCAGCTTTCTATAATGAACCCATATTAATTAAGATAGTTCCTGCTTTAAGTATAACTTTGCTAACCAGCTCCCTCTCGGTGGTACAACGTGCCAGACTCACCAAACAAATGCAGTTTAAAAAGCTGGCTGTTATAAATAGTATCAGCAATATTATCGCCGGATCGCTCGCGTTTTTTTTAGCGTTTAAGGGACTCGGAGTCTGGGCTCTGGTGTGTTATTCAGTGATTAAATCGGTGATCCTGGTACCGTTAAGTTTTTTAGCATCAGAATGGAGCCCGCGCCTTAATTGGAGTGAGGAACATTTTAAGGAAATATTTGGCTTCGGAATTTTCACTACCGGAACTTCCATAGCTAACGTAGTAGCGCAAAAATCTGATTATTTGTTGGTGGGTAAGTTTTTAGGGGCCACTACGCTTGGCTATTACGCTTTTGCTTTTTTACTTACCAATACCTTACGATCTCAGATCGCCGGCGTAATAAACAAAGTAATGTTCCCGGTTTATGTGACTATGCAGGATGAACCGGAAAAATTAATAACCACCTATTTAAGAACGCTCTCAGTTAATATGATGTTGGTATATCCAATAATATTGCTGATCTATTTATTCGCTGAATATTTTCTCATTTTGTTTTTTGGCGCCAAGTGGACTCACTCTGTTCCTTTGATTAAGATACTGTGTATTTCGGTTTTTATTCAAATGTGGGTAAATTCCAATCAGGCGTTGTTTCGCTCCTTCGGAAGAGTGCGTCTCGAATTTAATCTGCAGCTGGTTAAATCGTTTTTATTCTTTGTCCCCTGTATTTTCTTCGGAATTTACAGTAACGGTGTAAGCGGTGCGGCATGGGGTTTTACAGTTGCAACCTTGCTTTCGGCATTGCTCACCTTCGTTTATTTAAAAAGGATCTTTCGATTTCCACTCAATCAATATTTAGCGGTTCTGAAGGTTCCGTTAAGCCTATTGCTGGCGTGTGGGGGTTCTTCAATGGTATTGCTGAACTTTATCGATTGGCCTTTTATACTCCTCTTTTATTTATTATCGGTTGCCATATTCTTTGTCTTGTTTGCAAAACGTGAAGTTCGGTTTATGTATCAGCTCATTAAACACAGAAACCTTACTTTTATGGATGAAGAATTAAAACGAGAATACTAG
- a CDS encoding sulfate adenylyltransferase subunit 1 gives MSNSVKIDNNQLLRFTTAGSVDDGKSTLIGRLLYDSKAIFEDQLLAVENTSKRKGHHGVDLALFTDGLRDEREQGITIDVAYRYFTTPKRKFIIADTPGHIQYTRNMVTGASTANAALILIDARHGVIEQTKRHAFIASLLQIPHIIVCINKMDLVEYSEAIYEDIIQQFEEFSSKLYVKDIRFLPISALNGDNVVNRSTNMDWYQGAPLLHTLEHLHISSDINKIDARFPVQTVIRPQREGYIDYRGYAGRVASGIFRPGDDVVVMPSGFTSKIKTIDTCDGPLDEAYAPMSIAMTLEDDIDVSRGDMIVKANNKPEAIQEFNAMLCWLHNNSARPRAKYTIIHTSNEQKAMIKDVLYKIDINTYSRNEEDKDLTMNDIARVTVRATRPLMVDEYRDNRITGSFILIDDATHETVAAGMIL, from the coding sequence ATGAGTAATTCTGTAAAAATAGACAACAATCAATTATTACGTTTTACCACAGCCGGAAGTGTGGATGACGGAAAAAGTACTTTAATTGGGAGATTGCTGTATGATAGTAAAGCGATCTTCGAAGATCAGTTGTTGGCTGTTGAGAACACTAGCAAACGAAAAGGACACCATGGTGTTGATCTGGCCTTATTTACCGATGGGCTGCGCGACGAGCGGGAGCAGGGGATTACTATAGATGTGGCATACCGTTATTTTACTACACCAAAGCGGAAATTTATTATTGCCGATACTCCAGGACATATTCAATACACCCGTAATATGGTTACAGGAGCATCTACAGCAAACGCCGCGCTTATCCTGATTGATGCTAGACACGGAGTGATCGAGCAAACCAAAAGACATGCCTTTATCGCTTCCCTGCTTCAAATACCACATATCATCGTATGTATTAACAAAATGGATCTGGTGGAGTATTCAGAAGCGATCTATGAGGACATTATTCAACAATTTGAAGAATTTTCATCAAAGTTATACGTAAAAGATATCCGATTCCTGCCCATTAGTGCCCTTAATGGAGACAACGTGGTTAACCGAAGTACTAACATGGACTGGTATCAGGGAGCTCCGCTTTTACATACGTTAGAGCACCTGCATATAAGCAGCGATATTAATAAGATCGACGCCCGGTTTCCAGTACAAACGGTTATAAGACCACAAAGAGAGGGGTATATAGACTACAGAGGCTATGCAGGGCGAGTGGCCAGTGGAATATTTAGACCAGGAGATGATGTTGTGGTGATGCCATCGGGATTCACTTCAAAAATAAAAACAATAGATACGTGCGACGGACCTTTGGATGAAGCGTACGCTCCCATGTCGATCGCTATGACACTTGAAGATGATATTGATGTTAGCAGAGGCGATATGATCGTAAAGGCGAATAACAAACCGGAAGCCATTCAAGAGTTTAACGCTATGCTTTGCTGGCTACACAATAATTCGGCCCGACCACGTGCCAAATACACCATCATTCATACATCGAACGAACAAAAAGCAATGATCAAGGATGTGCTGTATAAAATTGACATCAACACCTATTCCAGAAACGAAGAGGATAAGGACCTTACGATGAATGATATTGCCCGTGTTACTGTTAGAGCTACCCGTCCGTTAATGGTGGACGAATACCGCGACAATCGGATCACAGGAAGCTTTATACTAATCGATGATGCTACACATGAAACCGTAGCCGCAGGGATGATCCTGTAA
- the cysD gene encoding sulfate adenylyltransferase subunit CysD — translation MSKYYLNYLDELESEAIFILREVWAQFQNPVILFSGGKDSILVTHLAKKAFYPSKIPFPLMHVDTGHNFPETIQFRDDLIKALDAQLIVGSVQESIDTGRVAEEKGKNATRNALQITTLLDAIESNKVDCAIGGGRRDEEKARAKERFFSHRDDFGQWDPKNQRPELWNILNGKHFEGEHFRAFPISNWTEMDVWNYILRENIAIPSLYFAHQRDVVWRNDSWIPVSEHLKLEEGEEVLSKKIRFRTLGDITITGGIESDADTLEKIVAEVSAMKQTERGNRTDDKRSETSMEDRKRQGYF, via the coding sequence ATGAGTAAGTACTATTTAAATTATTTAGATGAATTAGAATCTGAAGCCATTTTTATTTTGAGAGAGGTATGGGCACAGTTTCAGAATCCTGTAATATTATTTTCCGGCGGAAAAGATTCTATATTAGTGACTCATCTTGCTAAAAAAGCGTTTTATCCCTCTAAGATCCCGTTTCCGTTAATGCACGTGGATACAGGGCATAATTTCCCGGAAACCATACAGTTTCGCGATGATCTTATTAAAGCATTGGATGCTCAACTTATCGTAGGTTCTGTGCAGGAGTCTATTGATACGGGAAGAGTAGCAGAAGAAAAGGGCAAGAATGCTACGCGAAATGCACTTCAGATCACCACCTTATTAGACGCTATAGAATCCAACAAAGTAGATTGTGCCATTGGTGGCGGTCGCCGGGATGAAGAAAAAGCCAGAGCCAAGGAACGCTTTTTTTCACACAGGGACGATTTTGGTCAATGGGATCCTAAAAATCAGCGACCGGAGCTATGGAATATCCTAAATGGAAAGCATTTTGAAGGAGAGCATTTTAGGGCATTTCCCATTAGTAACTGGACCGAAATGGACGTTTGGAATTATATTTTAAGAGAAAATATTGCTATTCCTTCCCTGTATTTTGCTCATCAACGTGATGTGGTATGGCGGAACGACTCCTGGATCCCGGTATCTGAGCATTTAAAACTGGAAGAAGGGGAAGAAGTACTGTCAAAAAAGATAAGATTTCGGACATTGGGAGATATCACCATAACCGGTGGAATTGAATCTGATGCCGATACCCTCGAAAAGATCGTGGCCGAAGTATCGGCAATGAAGCAAACCGAGCGCGGTAATCGTACCGATGATAAACGCAGTGAGACTTCTATGGAAGACCGTAAACGGCAGGGGTATTTTTAA
- the cysC gene encoding adenylyl-sulfate kinase, whose translation MQENIIPHNFNTTPEQRSGLKNHKPLLLWFTGLSGSGKSTIANAVEMALVKEGVHTYTLDGDNVRKGLNSNLSFSPEDRSENIRRIAEVSSLMLDAGLVVLAAFVSPYARDREQVKQIAGYSNVMEIFVNTPIDECERRDVKGLYAKARAGEIQNFTGVNAPYEAPVAPDLQIDTVNTSVEEAVAIIIALVNKKIKQ comes from the coding sequence ATGCAGGAGAATATCATCCCTCACAATTTTAATACAACGCCCGAACAACGAAGTGGGTTGAAGAATCATAAGCCATTATTGTTATGGTTTACGGGACTGTCGGGATCGGGTAAATCCACTATAGCAAATGCCGTTGAAATGGCTTTGGTTAAAGAAGGAGTACACACCTATACGCTGGACGGAGATAATGTTAGAAAGGGATTAAACAGCAACCTTTCTTTTTCCCCGGAAGATAGAAGTGAGAACATAAGACGTATCGCCGAAGTTTCAAGTTTAATGCTCGATGCCGGACTTGTTGTCCTTGCGGCCTTTGTTTCTCCTTATGCCAGAGACCGGGAGCAGGTTAAACAGATCGCAGGCTATTCCAATGTGATGGAAATCTTTGTGAACACTCCAATTGACGAATGCGAACGTCGTGATGTAAAAGGCTTGTATGCCAAGGCCCGTGCCGGAGAAATACAAAATTTTACGGGTGTAAATGCACCGTATGAAGCTCCGGTTGCACCCGATCTACAGATAGATACTGTGAATACTTCGGTGGAGGAGGCAGTCGCCATAATTATAGCTTTGGTAAATAAAAAAATTAAGCAGTAG
- a CDS encoding DUF2061 domain-containing protein, with product MYKKESHIRSLLKGISWRIIATTDTILVVLLVTCLTGNCSLENALKIGFAEFLIKLLIYYVHERIWLNFRNGDTVTTRQTLYKSISWRIIATTTTFIISGTILNNFDEVALFIALTELITKFVLYYFHERLWLRLPLGRIRNYVLNLFKQ from the coding sequence TTGTATAAAAAAGAGTCACATATCAGAAGCCTGTTGAAGGGCATTTCATGGCGTATCATCGCCACAACAGATACTATCCTGGTCGTATTGCTGGTTACATGTCTAACCGGTAATTGTAGCCTTGAGAATGCCTTGAAAATTGGTTTTGCAGAGTTTCTTATAAAATTATTGATCTACTATGTACACGAGCGTATCTGGCTGAATTTCAGAAACGGAGATACGGTAACGACAAGACAAACCCTGTATAAGAGTATATCCTGGCGTATCATAGCGACCACCACTACCTTTATCATTAGCGGAACGATCTTAAATAATTTCGATGAAGTTGCTCTTTTTATAGCGTTAACCGAGTTAATTACTAAATTTGTACTCTATTATTTTCACGAAAGACTGTGGTTGAGACTGCCTCTGGGACGCATTCGAAACTATGTTTTAAATCTTTTTAAACAGTAA
- the cysQ gene encoding 3'(2'),5'-bisphosphate nucleotidase CysQ has protein sequence MKDLLNTAIKASIDAGKAIMDVYATDFDIEIKGDDSPLTTADKKANAVIMSYLEQTSVPIISEENKRIPFYERSQWKRCWIVDPLDGTKEFIKRNGEFTVNIALIAEGRPLLGVIYVPVSKTLYFTNHKADTSYKFVLSDESMPIADILEKASEIAPLAAITDPVKVVGSRSHLNEDTKVFISEIEKKHTVEIVSKGSSLKFCLVAEGEAHIYPRYAPTMEWDTAAGQAICEAVGLVVTEEKTGKSLRYNKENLLNPYFVVSAKN, from the coding sequence ATGAAAGACCTCTTGAATACTGCCATAAAAGCTTCGATCGATGCCGGAAAGGCTATTATGGACGTATATGCCACCGATTTTGACATAGAGATCAAAGGCGATGATTCTCCTCTAACCACAGCCGATAAAAAAGCGAATGCTGTGATCATGTCCTATTTAGAGCAAACTTCTGTTCCTATTATAAGTGAGGAGAACAAGCGTATTCCGTTTTACGAACGATCGCAATGGAAACGTTGCTGGATCGTGGATCCTTTGGACGGTACCAAGGAGTTTATTAAGCGAAATGGCGAATTCACCGTAAATATTGCGCTTATTGCAGAAGGACGTCCCTTATTAGGAGTGATCTATGTACCGGTGAGCAAAACCTTATATTTTACCAACCACAAGGCCGACACTTCTTATAAATTTGTTTTGAGTGATGAGTCGATGCCGATAGCAGACATATTGGAAAAGGCTTCAGAAATTGCGCCACTTGCAGCGATTACCGATCCCGTAAAAGTTGTGGGTAGTCGTTCGCATTTAAATGAGGATACCAAAGTATTTATTTCAGAAATTGAAAAAAAGCATACAGTCGAGATCGTTTCTAAAGGAAGCTCTCTAAAATTTTGCCTTGTGGCTGAAGGCGAAGCACATATTTATCCGCGTTATGCTCCAACAATGGAGTGGGACACCGCAGCCGGACAAGCTATTTGTGAGGCCGTGGGCCTTGTCGTAACTGAGGAAAAAACGGGAAAATCCTTACGATATAATAAAGAAAATTTACTGAATCCGTATTTTGTGGTTTCGGCTAAGAATTAA
- a CDS encoding Dps family protein produces MNYLNLKKSETAQVAKELNVLLADYHLYYQKLRNFHWNVVGKNFFDLHIKFEDMYEDAKLKVDEIAERILTLRYQPVSNFSEYLKMSNLKESPSDIKDVEMVKALLSDHGDILKQMTKVIEQAEAVGDEGTIDLLGSYVADLEKISWMLDAWSMKSGDNHPEA; encoded by the coding sequence ATGAACTATTTAAATCTAAAAAAAAGTGAAACTGCCCAGGTAGCTAAAGAGCTCAATGTCTTGTTGGCAGATTACCATTTGTATTATCAAAAACTACGGAATTTTCATTGGAATGTAGTAGGTAAGAATTTCTTCGACCTGCACATAAAATTTGAAGACATGTATGAGGATGCAAAGTTGAAAGTAGATGAGATCGCAGAAAGGATCTTAACACTACGCTATCAGCCGGTGAGTAATTTTTCGGAATATTTAAAAATGTCGAACCTTAAGGAGTCTCCTTCCGACATTAAAGATGTCGAAATGGTGAAAGCACTCTTAAGCGACCATGGAGATATTCTTAAACAAATGACAAAGGTCATTGAACAGGCAGAAGCTGTAGGCGATGAAGGAACTATCGATCTTTTAGGATCTTATGTTGCAGATCTTGAGAAAATTAGCTGGATGCTGGACGCCTGGAGTATGAAAAGCGGTGATAACCACCCGGAAGCATAA
- a CDS encoding esterase-like activity of phytase family protein, translating into MKQLVGVFILAILNLGCQDLGKLQILASLPGELKEISGIEKIKGSELLWAITDSKNAADIFGYNTKTNSIDRVISLENGTNVDWEDIAGDGNGNLYVGDFGNNRNKRKDLTIYGIENVSNFTAARSSTIATVTTFNFEDQKEFPPKKKDRNFDVEAFIVKDGFFYLFTRNRSSHFDGTTKLYRVPTKQGSFEAELIGSYKTCEDDDDCQITAASIDRDAGKIALLSYNKVWIISEYKGDQFFKGKIEKINLDHRSQKESVTFKNSETLYIADELTGIEGGNLYELPI; encoded by the coding sequence ATGAAACAACTCGTAGGGGTTTTCATTTTGGCGATACTTAATTTAGGATGTCAGGATTTGGGTAAACTCCAAATCCTCGCTTCCTTACCGGGAGAATTAAAAGAAATAAGCGGCATCGAAAAAATAAAGGGCAGCGAATTGCTTTGGGCGATTACCGATTCAAAGAACGCTGCCGACATTTTTGGTTATAATACTAAAACGAATAGCATTGATAGGGTAATTTCACTAGAAAACGGAACAAACGTCGACTGGGAAGACATCGCAGGCGATGGAAACGGAAACCTGTATGTAGGTGACTTCGGAAATAATCGCAATAAAAGAAAAGATCTTACCATTTATGGCATTGAGAATGTCTCTAATTTTACAGCCGCCAGATCCAGTACAATAGCCACTGTCACCACCTTCAATTTTGAAGATCAAAAGGAATTTCCGCCTAAAAAGAAAGATCGCAATTTCGATGTAGAAGCATTTATCGTAAAGGATGGTTTTTTCTATCTCTTTACTCGAAACAGGAGTTCACATTTTGACGGAACCACAAAACTTTACAGAGTTCCCACAAAACAGGGAAGTTTTGAGGCTGAATTAATAGGAAGCTATAAAACTTGCGAAGATGATGATGACTGCCAGATCACTGCAGCCAGTATCGATCGTGATGCGGGAAAGATAGCGCTCTTAAGTTATAATAAGGTCTGGATCATTTCAGAATATAAAGGCGATCAATTTTTTAAAGGAAAGATCGAAAAGATAAATCTGGATCACAGATCACAAAAGGAAAGTGTAACCTTTAAAAACTCAGAAACGCTGTATATAGCAGATGAACTTACTGGAATTGAAGGTGGCAATCTTTACGAATTGCCTATTTAA
- a CDS encoding BamA/TamA family outer membrane protein, producing MKKIIFLVVLAGIFSSCAIHGVMLDEPQDFTESNTIATEQRFYILGNAGGERSKVVLDAIQKKIESQPQTENNILFTGDNISAKNNDRAKKELDPQIDLVNASQANAFFIPGNYDWKLDAIDGLEVIEDYLEKKLDKEDVLTPNNGCPIESVEITEDIQLIVIDSQWYIADWDKLHEMNDKCEIKSRDKFFQEIEGEFKKSANKLIVFAMHHPMFTNGSHGGRFSFRDHIFPLQGDIPLPGVATLIAEIRSQGAISTQDRYNKRYNELMARLSNMLDEEDHRIVMVSGHELNLQYIESGNFKQIVSGAASETRPVSISDNGLFSYGKKGYATLDILKDGSVWTNFYGVSEGEKEKLLFRKKLFTPVVEPNLDSLPTRFPKTYTTSVYELDKVEKSDFFKSFWGNHYREVYGKQVTVPTAVLDTLYGGLEVIRPGGGHQTKSLRLETKDGKEYNMRALKKSAVQFLETVPFKGIDGEKYFSRTIPENLILDFYTAAHPYAAFAIPKIAKAAEVYYTTPELYYVPQQKRLGKYNEEYGDQLYMIVERPSEEYTNRKSFGYPDDIESTDDLLKMLREDEDNVLDEVTYIRARIFDMLIGDWDRHSDQWRWAVFENEKGKTVFVPIPRDRDQVFANFDGSFLNLLRNIMGSVNQFGVYGPDIYDVKWFNKAGSKLDRALIKRSDKEVWIQQAKFLQQAIDEQTLNEAFLALPEEVQDGTIEEIKENFLQRKNNLVHIVERYFDHFIQFQVLTGTDKDDHFDIVRKPNGETEISAFRIKDGEKGEALFSRTFNSKDTREVWLYGLDDKDVFTSSGTAKKPVLIRIIGGQEKDSYDLKEGRRIKVYDRRDKENDIVNRGGANFRMTNFYQANTYDYKKEPTTGGGISFKVGFNPDDGTVLEAGYEKTVNEFIENPYGRKAEVLLNYQFLTQGLDLRFNKAYAAILSKFNFILNTRYTSKNYTENFFGFGNETNNPEAQLSLDYNRVNLEIFEGGVGLETEGVYGSFFQIKYNLKTVKIFRNGANIIDGTSPEAFGERRYFGIPSATYAYKNINDTDFPSKGMLFETTVGGIDDLEGNAITGYGNAQLILYNSLLSNNRLVLKTKVETTGMIGDMPQFYNSANLGSNTGFRGYRNQRFTGKHSALGSADLAYDFKKIKTFFFPLAIGVYGGYDIGRVWVENDTSDVWHGSYGGGMMVRWTDALRGDVNLFTGEEGTRITFGFGFTF from the coding sequence ATGAAAAAAATTATATTTCTAGTTGTATTGGCAGGGATCTTCAGCTCTTGCGCTATTCATGGAGTCATGCTCGATGAGCCTCAGGATTTCACAGAAAGTAACACCATAGCGACTGAACAACGATTCTATATATTGGGAAATGCCGGTGGGGAGCGATCAAAAGTCGTGTTAGATGCTATTCAGAAAAAAATAGAAAGCCAGCCGCAAACCGAAAACAACATTCTGTTTACCGGGGATAATATTTCGGCAAAAAATAATGACCGGGCTAAAAAGGAACTTGATCCTCAAATTGATCTGGTAAATGCGTCGCAGGCCAATGCATTTTTTATACCCGGAAATTATGACTGGAAACTTGATGCTATAGACGGTCTGGAAGTCATTGAAGATTATCTTGAAAAGAAGTTGGATAAAGAAGATGTACTTACTCCAAATAACGGCTGTCCCATAGAGAGTGTTGAAATTACAGAGGATATTCAGCTTATTGTGATCGATAGTCAGTGGTATATTGCAGATTGGGATAAACTGCATGAGATGAATGATAAATGCGAGATCAAATCCAGGGACAAATTTTTTCAGGAAATAGAGGGAGAGTTCAAAAAGAGTGCAAATAAACTTATCGTATTTGCCATGCATCATCCAATGTTTACCAATGGAAGTCACGGCGGAAGGTTTTCCTTCAGGGATCATATTTTTCCGCTGCAAGGAGATATCCCCCTACCCGGAGTGGCAACGTTAATCGCCGAGATAAGGTCCCAAGGGGCCATCTCCACGCAGGATCGGTATAATAAACGCTATAATGAATTAATGGCCAGACTTAGTAATATGTTAGATGAAGAGGATCATCGAATCGTAATGGTGTCGGGCCACGAATTGAATCTTCAGTACATTGAAAGCGGAAATTTTAAACAAATTGTGAGTGGGGCAGCTTCCGAAACACGCCCGGTATCAATAAGCGATAACGGATTGTTTTCCTACGGTAAAAAGGGCTATGCCACCTTGGATATTTTGAAGGATGGTAGTGTTTGGACAAATTTTTATGGAGTTTCAGAAGGGGAAAAAGAAAAGCTCTTATTCCGAAAAAAGTTGTTCACTCCTGTTGTAGAACCCAATCTTGACAGTCTGCCTACCCGTTTTCCGAAGACCTACACTACCTCGGTATATGAACTCGACAAAGTAGAAAAAAGTGACTTTTTCAAATCCTTTTGGGGAAACCATTATCGCGAAGTTTATGGGAAACAGGTAACCGTTCCAACAGCGGTGTTAGATACCCTTTATGGCGGGCTGGAGGTAATTCGGCCGGGGGGTGGACATCAAACCAAATCGTTGCGACTGGAGACGAAAGACGGTAAAGAATACAATATGCGGGCTCTAAAGAAAAGTGCGGTCCAGTTTCTGGAGACCGTTCCTTTCAAAGGCATTGATGGAGAGAAATATTTTTCGAGGACCATCCCCGAAAATCTGATACTTGACTTTTATACGGCGGCGCATCCCTATGCAGCCTTCGCTATTCCGAAGATCGCAAAAGCTGCCGAAGTGTATTATACCACACCCGAATTGTATTATGTTCCGCAGCAAAAGCGACTTGGGAAATACAATGAGGAATACGGGGACCAATTGTATATGATCGTGGAACGCCCTTCGGAAGAATACACTAACCGCAAAAGTTTTGGTTATCCAGACGATATAGAAAGTACCGACGATCTTTTAAAAATGCTTCGAGAGGATGAAGACAATGTACTCGATGAAGTGACATATATACGTGCCCGTATCTTCGATATGCTCATTGGCGACTGGGACAGACACAGCGATCAATGGCGCTGGGCGGTTTTTGAAAATGAAAAGGGAAAAACAGTTTTTGTGCCCATTCCCCGCGACAGGGACCAGGTATTTGCAAATTTTGACGGTTCCTTTCTGAACTTACTCCGCAATATCATGGGAAGTGTAAATCAGTTTGGTGTCTATGGGCCCGATATTTACGATGTTAAATGGTTTAATAAGGCCGGATCCAAACTCGACAGAGCGCTCATAAAGCGAAGCGACAAGGAAGTATGGATTCAACAGGCGAAATTTTTACAACAAGCGATCGACGAACAGACCTTAAATGAGGCTTTTTTGGCGTTACCGGAAGAAGTTCAAGACGGTACTATTGAAGAAATAAAGGAGAACTTTCTTCAACGCAAAAATAATCTGGTACATATTGTAGAACGCTATTTCGATCACTTTATACAGTTTCAGGTACTAACGGGAACCGATAAGGATGACCATTTCGACATAGTAAGAAAACCAAATGGCGAAACGGAGATCTCGGCCTTTCGTATTAAAGACGGTGAGAAAGGGGAGGCGTTATTCAGCAGAACCTTTAACAGTAAAGATACAAGAGAGGTATGGTTATACGGCTTGGACGATAAAGATGTTTTTACCAGCAGCGGTACTGCCAAGAAGCCTGTATTGATACGAATTATTGGCGGACAGGAAAAAGACAGCTACGATCTAAAGGAAGGGCGGCGAATAAAGGTCTACGACCGAAGAGATAAGGAAAATGATATTGTAAACAGAGGCGGAGCAAATTTCAGAATGACGAACTTCTATCAGGCGAATACGTACGATTATAAAAAAGAGCCGACCACGGGTGGTGGCATTTCATTTAAGGTTGGTTTTAATCCGGATGATGGTACCGTATTGGAGGCGGGATATGAAAAGACTGTTAATGAGTTTATCGAAAACCCGTATGGCAGAAAAGCCGAAGTTCTGTTAAATTATCAATTCCTCACACAGGGTTTGGACCTTAGGTTTAACAAAGCATATGCCGCTATATTATCAAAATTTAATTTTATTCTGAATACCAGATACACGTCAAAGAATTATACCGAAAATTTCTTTGGCTTCGGAAATGAGACTAATAACCCTGAAGCACAACTGAGCCTGGATTATAACCGTGTCAATTTGGAGATCTTTGAAGGGGGAGTAGGGCTGGAAACGGAAGGTGTGTACGGCAGCTTTTTTCAGATAAAATATAACCTGAAAACAGTTAAAATATTCCGAAATGGTGCCAACATCATAGACGGAACTTCACCTGAAGCCTTTGGTGAAAGACGATATTTTGGAATTCCGTCTGCAACGTATGCCTATAAAAATATCAACGACACCGACTTCCCATCAAAAGGAATGCTCTTCGAAACGACAGTAGGTGGAATTGATGATTTGGAGGGTAATGCCATTACAGGATATGGAAATGCTCAGTTGATATTATACAATTCACTTTTAAGTAATAACAGACTGGTGCTTAAGACAAAAGTGGAAACCACGGGCATGATCGGGGATATGCCTCAATTTTATAACAGTGCAAATTTGGGTTCCAATACCGGATTTAGAGGATATCGGAATCAGCGTTTTACCGGAAAACACAGTGCCTTGGGAAGCGCCGATCTGGCGTACGATTTCAAAAAGATAAAAACCTTCTTTTTTCCTTTGGCTATAGGCGTTTACGGAGGTTATGATATTGGAAGAGTTTGGGTAGAGAATGATACTTCCGATGTTTGGCATGGCAGTTATGGAGGAGGTATGATGGTTCGCTGGACCGATGCTTTAAGGGGTGATGTAAATCTATTCACAGGGGAAGAAGGAACCCGCATTACTTTTGGCTTCGGATTTACTTTTTAA